Proteins encoded within one genomic window of Cellulomonas flavigena DSM 20109:
- a CDS encoding elongation factor G, protein MDQAPSPRVRTVALLGASGAGKTTLTEALLHRAGAIPRAGRVEDGTTVSDHEPEEIARGISLGLGVAPFRWRADDGHTYDVTVLDTPGYLDFAGAVDAALSAADLAVIVVSAVDGVQAGTHLAWRAAADAGVPRVLVVTKEDRARADFHRVLDELRDAFGDAVVPLELPFGDEAAFTGVADVLSEEAYGYEPDGRHHTEPLPAALAEEEHRLHEQVTEEIVAHDDEQLERYLAGEVPSVAELERTLAHEVAAGEAVPVLVASGTTGVGVDRLADLVCELCPAPGTRTVLAGDVEVQVAPDPAGPVLLHAFRTTADPFVGQVTLFRVLSGTVRAGDRLVNTTTRTEERLPGLFLLRGKEHTPVDVAVAGQVAAVAKLTGTPAGSLLAAKGAPGASMTARPPRARPGVYGLVLEPVTQSDDDRLSAALGRLAAEDPTLTVERTGDRTVLRGLGDTHLTVALERLARVFGVHVTTSPVPVGYRETVARAVEAEGKVKKQSGGHGQYAVVQLRVSPLPAGAGFEFVDSVVGGAIPRSYLPAVERGVREAMAAGGPHGYPVVDVRVEVYDGKAHSVDSSDMAFRTAAATGLREALAAAGTVVLEPVCRVQVTVPTSVQGDVMSDLSTRRGRITDTVSLEGGEVVVEATVPESELRRYVLDLRSLTGGRGDLTVAPDHYAPCPEHLTTV, encoded by the coding sequence ATGGACCAGGCACCGTCGCCCAGAGTCCGCACCGTCGCCCTGCTGGGCGCGTCAGGTGCCGGCAAGACCACCCTCACCGAGGCCCTCCTGCACCGGGCCGGGGCGATCCCCCGCGCCGGCCGCGTCGAGGACGGCACCACGGTCAGCGACCACGAACCGGAGGAGATCGCCCGCGGCATCTCCCTCGGGCTCGGCGTCGCCCCCTTTCGATGGCGGGCGGACGACGGGCACACGTACGACGTCACGGTGCTGGACACGCCCGGCTACCTGGACTTCGCGGGCGCGGTCGACGCGGCGCTGAGCGCGGCCGACCTCGCGGTGATCGTGGTCAGCGCCGTCGACGGCGTGCAGGCCGGCACCCACCTGGCGTGGCGCGCCGCCGCCGACGCGGGCGTGCCCCGCGTCCTCGTCGTCACCAAGGAGGACCGCGCGCGCGCCGACTTCCACCGCGTGCTGGACGAGCTGCGCGACGCGTTCGGCGACGCGGTCGTGCCGCTCGAGCTGCCGTTCGGCGACGAGGCCGCGTTCACCGGCGTGGCCGACGTGCTCTCCGAGGAGGCCTACGGCTACGAGCCCGACGGTCGGCACCACACCGAGCCGCTGCCGGCGGCCCTCGCCGAGGAGGAGCACCGCCTGCACGAGCAGGTCACCGAGGAGATCGTCGCGCACGACGACGAGCAGCTCGAGCGGTACCTCGCGGGCGAGGTGCCGTCGGTCGCCGAGCTCGAGCGGACCCTCGCGCACGAGGTCGCGGCCGGCGAGGCGGTCCCGGTGCTCGTCGCGTCGGGGACGACGGGCGTCGGTGTCGACCGCCTGGCCGACCTGGTGTGCGAGCTGTGCCCCGCGCCCGGCACGCGCACCGTGCTCGCCGGTGACGTCGAGGTGCAGGTCGCGCCCGACCCTGCCGGGCCGGTCCTGCTGCACGCGTTCCGCACCACCGCGGACCCGTTCGTGGGGCAGGTCACGCTGTTCCGCGTGCTGTCCGGCACCGTGCGTGCGGGCGACCGGCTCGTCAACACCACGACCCGCACCGAGGAGCGCCTGCCCGGGCTGTTCCTGCTGCGCGGCAAGGAGCACACGCCCGTCGACGTGGCCGTCGCGGGGCAGGTCGCGGCCGTCGCCAAGCTCACCGGCACCCCGGCCGGGTCGCTGCTCGCCGCCAAGGGCGCCCCCGGCGCGTCGATGACGGCGCGGCCGCCGCGCGCACGGCCCGGGGTGTACGGCCTCGTGCTGGAACCCGTCACGCAGTCCGACGACGACCGGCTGTCCGCCGCGCTGGGCCGCCTGGCCGCCGAGGACCCGACGCTCACGGTCGAGCGCACCGGCGACCGCACCGTGCTGCGCGGGCTCGGCGACACGCACCTGACCGTGGCTCTGGAGCGGCTCGCGCGGGTGTTCGGCGTGCACGTCACGACGTCGCCCGTGCCCGTCGGGTACCGCGAGACCGTCGCCCGGGCCGTCGAGGCCGAGGGCAAGGTGAAGAAGCAGTCCGGCGGGCACGGGCAGTACGCCGTGGTGCAGCTGCGGGTGTCGCCGCTGCCCGCGGGCGCCGGGTTCGAGTTCGTGGACTCGGTCGTCGGCGGGGCGATCCCTCGGTCGTACCTGCCCGCCGTCGAGCGCGGCGTGCGCGAGGCGATGGCCGCCGGCGGGCCGCACGGGTACCCCGTGGTCGACGTGCGCGTCGAGGTGTACGACGGCAAGGCGCACTCCGTGGACTCGTCCGACATGGCGTTCCGGACGGCCGCGGCGACGGGCCTCAGGGAGGCGCTGGCCGCGGCCGGGACCGTGGTGCTCGAGCCGGTGTGCCGCGTGCAGGTCACCGTGCCCACATCGGTGCAGGGCGACGTCATGAGCGACCTGTCGACACGCCGTGGGCGCATCACCGACACCGTCTCGCTCGAGGGCGGCGAGGTCGTCGTCGAGGCGACCGTGCCGGAGTCGGAGCTGCGCCGCTACGTGCTCGACCTGCGCTCCCTGACGGGTGGCCGGGGCGACCTCACGGTCGCCCCCGACCACTACGCCCCCTGCCCGGAGCACCTCACCACCGTCTGA
- a CDS encoding nucleotide pyrophosphohydrolase — translation MAEIAELAAAVREFSRERDWEQFHDPKSLVLALVGEVGELAELLQWVPADEVVERFAAPDRRARVGEELADVLVYLVCLSDVLGVDLGAAARAKLASSHARFPADDVRGVAPHKP, via the coding sequence ATGGCGGAGATCGCGGAGCTGGCGGCGGCGGTACGGGAGTTCTCGCGGGAGCGGGACTGGGAGCAGTTCCACGACCCGAAGTCGCTGGTGCTCGCGCTCGTCGGGGAGGTCGGCGAGCTCGCCGAGCTGCTCCAGTGGGTGCCCGCGGACGAGGTCGTCGAGCGCTTCGCGGCGCCCGACCGCAGGGCCCGCGTCGGCGAGGAGCTGGCCGACGTGCTCGTCTACCTGGTCTGCCTGTCGGACGTGCTGGGCGTCGACCTGGGCGCGGCGGCCCGCGCCAAGCTCGCGTCCTCCCACGCCCGCTTCCCGGCGGACGACGTCCGCGGCGTCGCCCCCCACAAGCCCTGA
- a CDS encoding ABC transporter permease, producing the protein MLRVTLRSVRAHAVRFALSILAVALGVAFVAGTFALRTMLADTFHGIVDGQAPADAYVRGDEPLAGGSQTGGALTLGEQRVPVPLALADEVADVDGVRAALPDLAGQVVLVGADGTAVQSTQAPSLGVAFHATDPTLDLREGRAPDADDEVAIESATLASSGLAVGDTTRLVASGEVRDVTVVGEVDAGGPLAGATLVYLPVDVATAAFAPEGVVPSVAVHAADGVDEDTLAERVAAALDDAPGAEVLTGDTMREQLRADIDQTLGFITSFLLIFAVVSLFVGGFLISNTFAMAVRQRVREFALLRAVGASPAQVFGVVVGQAAVVGLVGSAIGVAGGVGLVSGLRVVFAQVGMDLVGDVPVETTSVVTCLVLGTVVSAVAAAVPARRAALVAPVEAMRGEVTVPERSLHVRGVAGGLVVALGVAAVAYAALRPDATGAELLLGAGAVVVLAGVLVVAPSLARAVLRVLALPFVHALPPLGRLAQGNVVRNPHRTASTAGALVIGMALVGAVSVIAATGQASLVRVVESATNADLVLRGATNAVPAGAVDDVTALPEVGRADATAFAFGGMSPRPGAVPGPDDGAFLVGLAPGVLGGSLVVEVLAGDVDALDDTHAVVNERIAGEGWEVGDELTVSTAAGERTLEVAAVVSTPVMSGSVVVTQDVLDELAPGPAQTTDTVFVDAADGVAPAELRDAVTAAVSPYVVVSVQDRDEFVDQMAAQVDQLLVILYALLGLSLVIAVLGIVNTLALSVIERTREIGLLRAVGLGRLQLAGVVTVESVLTAVFGTVVGLAVGVGLGSTLPSVYADEGLDRLSVPWSGLAVMVGLALVVGVLAAVWPGARAARLRVLDAIATPD; encoded by the coding sequence ATGCTGCGCGTCACCCTGCGCAGCGTGCGCGCGCACGCGGTGCGCTTCGCGTTGTCGATCCTGGCCGTGGCGCTCGGCGTCGCGTTCGTCGCCGGCACGTTCGCGCTGCGCACCATGCTCGCCGACACGTTCCACGGCATCGTCGACGGGCAGGCGCCCGCCGACGCGTACGTCCGCGGTGACGAGCCCCTGGCCGGTGGGAGTCAGACCGGCGGGGCCCTGACCCTCGGGGAGCAGCGGGTGCCGGTGCCGCTCGCGCTCGCGGACGAGGTCGCCGACGTCGACGGCGTGCGGGCCGCGCTGCCCGACCTCGCCGGGCAGGTCGTGCTCGTGGGCGCCGACGGCACGGCCGTGCAGTCCACGCAGGCGCCGTCGCTGGGCGTCGCGTTCCACGCGACCGACCCGACGCTCGACCTGCGCGAGGGGCGTGCCCCCGACGCGGACGACGAGGTCGCGATCGAGTCCGCGACCCTCGCGTCGTCCGGGCTGGCCGTGGGCGACACCACCCGGCTGGTGGCGTCCGGCGAGGTCCGCGACGTCACGGTCGTCGGCGAGGTCGACGCCGGCGGCCCGCTCGCCGGCGCCACGCTCGTCTACCTGCCCGTCGACGTCGCCACGGCCGCGTTCGCGCCCGAGGGTGTCGTGCCGAGCGTCGCCGTGCACGCCGCCGACGGGGTCGACGAGGACACGCTCGCCGAGCGCGTCGCGGCCGCGCTGGACGACGCACCGGGTGCCGAGGTCCTCACGGGCGACACCATGCGGGAGCAGCTCCGCGCCGACATCGACCAGACGCTCGGGTTCATCACGTCGTTCCTGCTGATCTTCGCCGTCGTGTCGCTGTTCGTCGGCGGGTTCCTCATCTCCAACACGTTCGCGATGGCCGTGCGGCAGCGTGTGCGGGAGTTCGCGCTGCTGCGGGCCGTGGGCGCGTCGCCCGCGCAGGTGTTCGGCGTCGTCGTGGGGCAGGCGGCCGTCGTCGGGCTCGTCGGCTCGGCGATCGGCGTGGCCGGGGGTGTGGGTCTGGTGAGCGGGCTGCGCGTGGTGTTCGCGCAGGTCGGCATGGACCTCGTCGGGGACGTGCCGGTCGAGACGACGAGCGTCGTGACGTGCCTCGTGCTGGGCACCGTCGTGTCGGCGGTCGCCGCGGCCGTGCCCGCACGCCGCGCCGCGCTCGTCGCACCCGTGGAGGCGATGCGTGGCGAGGTCACCGTGCCCGAGCGCTCGCTGCACGTGCGGGGCGTCGCCGGTGGCCTCGTCGTCGCGCTGGGCGTCGCGGCCGTCGCGTACGCGGCGCTGCGGCCCGACGCGACCGGGGCGGAGCTGCTCCTCGGCGCCGGCGCGGTGGTCGTGCTCGCCGGGGTGCTCGTGGTCGCGCCGTCGCTCGCGCGGGCCGTGCTGCGGGTGCTCGCCCTGCCGTTCGTGCACGCGCTGCCGCCGCTGGGGCGCCTCGCGCAGGGCAACGTCGTGCGCAACCCCCACCGGACCGCCTCGACGGCGGGGGCGCTCGTCATCGGGATGGCGCTCGTGGGGGCGGTGTCGGTGATCGCCGCGACGGGCCAGGCGTCCCTCGTGCGCGTCGTCGAGAGCGCGACGAACGCCGACCTCGTGCTGCGCGGCGCGACGAACGCGGTGCCCGCCGGCGCCGTCGATGACGTCACCGCGCTGCCGGAGGTCGGCCGGGCGGACGCGACCGCCTTCGCGTTCGGCGGGATGTCCCCGCGGCCGGGTGCCGTGCCCGGGCCCGACGACGGCGCGTTCCTGGTGGGCCTCGCGCCGGGGGTCCTGGGTGGGTCGCTCGTGGTCGAGGTCCTCGCGGGCGACGTCGACGCGCTGGACGACACGCACGCGGTCGTCAACGAGCGCATCGCCGGCGAGGGGTGGGAGGTGGGCGACGAGCTGACCGTGAGCACCGCCGCCGGTGAGCGGACCCTGGAGGTCGCGGCGGTCGTCAGCACCCCCGTCATGTCGGGGTCCGTGGTCGTCACGCAGGACGTGCTCGACGAGCTCGCACCCGGGCCCGCGCAGACCACCGACACGGTCTTCGTCGACGCGGCCGACGGCGTCGCACCGGCCGAGCTGCGGGACGCCGTGACGGCGGCCGTCTCGCCCTACGTGGTGGTGTCCGTGCAGGACCGCGACGAGTTCGTCGACCAGATGGCCGCCCAGGTCGACCAGCTGCTCGTCATCCTCTACGCGCTGCTCGGCCTGTCCCTCGTCATCGCGGTGCTGGGCATCGTCAACACGCTCGCGCTGTCGGTCATCGAGCGCACGCGCGAGATCGGGCTGCTGCGGGCCGTGGGCCTGGGGCGGCTGCAGCTCGCGGGCGTCGTCACGGTCGAGTCCGTGCTCACCGCGGTGTTCGGCACGGTCGTCGGACTCGCGGTGGGTGTGGGGCTGGGGTCGACCCTGCCGAGCGTCTACGCCGACGAGGGCCTGGACCGCCTGTCCGTCCCGTGGTCCGGCCTGGCCGTCATGGTGGGGCTCGCGCTGGTCGTCGGCGTGCTGGCGGCGGTGTGGCCCGGTGCGCGCGCCGCGCGCCTGCGGGTCCTCGACGCGATCGCCACCCCCGACTGA
- a CDS encoding ABC transporter ATP-binding protein — protein sequence MYLVTLTETPRAATPIATARGLVRTYGAGPTAVHALAGVDLDVERGRLTATMGPSGSGKSTLMHCLAGLDRPTSGTVVVDGEEVSAMSERRLTRLRRDRIGFVFQAFNLVPTLTALENITLPFDIARRPVDRAHLDAVVEAVGLRDRLHHKPGELSGGQQQRVACARALVTRPAVVFADEPTGNLDSSSAHEVLSFLRRSVDELGQSVVMVTHDPTAASYADRVLFLADGRIVDELAEPTSDAVLERLGALTRRAQATAAAEAR from the coding sequence ATCTACCTCGTGACCCTCACCGAGACCCCCCGCGCCGCCACCCCGATCGCCACCGCACGCGGGCTCGTGCGCACCTACGGCGCCGGCCCGACGGCCGTCCACGCGCTCGCGGGGGTCGACCTCGACGTCGAGCGCGGGCGCCTCACCGCGACCATGGGCCCGTCCGGGTCCGGCAAGTCGACGCTCATGCACTGCCTGGCGGGGCTCGACCGCCCCACGTCGGGCACCGTCGTGGTCGACGGCGAGGAGGTCTCGGCCATGTCGGAGCGGCGGCTGACACGCCTGCGCCGCGACCGCATCGGGTTCGTCTTCCAGGCGTTCAACCTGGTGCCGACGCTCACCGCCCTGGAGAACATCACGCTGCCGTTCGACATCGCGCGCCGGCCCGTCGACCGCGCGCACCTCGACGCCGTCGTCGAGGCCGTCGGCCTGCGGGACCGGCTGCACCACAAGCCCGGTGAGCTGTCCGGTGGGCAGCAGCAGCGCGTCGCGTGCGCCCGCGCGCTCGTCACGCGCCCCGCCGTGGTGTTCGCCGACGAGCCGACGGGCAACCTCGACTCGTCGTCCGCGCACGAGGTGCTGTCGTTCCTGCGGCGCAGCGTCGACGAGCTCGGGCAGTCGGTCGTCATGGTGACGCACGACCCGACCGCCGCGTCCTACGCCGACCGCGTCCTGTTCCTCGCCGACGGGCGGATCGTCGACGAGCTCGCCGAGCCGACGTCCGACGCCGTGCTCGAGCGCCTCGGCGCGCTGACCCGCCGCGCGCAGGCCACCGCAGCCGCCGAGGCCCGCTGA
- a CDS encoding L-threonylcarbamoyladenylate synthase: MARYFDVHPTDPQPRSIAQVVAMLRDDAVIAYPTDSMYALGTRLGNHDGAERIRRIRNLDDRHHFTLVCCDFAQLGQLVHLDNSAFRAIKSATPGPYTFILPATPEVPRRLAHPKKRSVGVRIPDDPVALAILRELGEPLVSSSLLVPGHDWPMSEGWQIKEELDDVLDAVVDAGDRGSEPTTVVDWTDGAPEVVREGAGDPLRF; this comes from the coding sequence ATGGCCCGGTACTTCGACGTCCACCCGACGGACCCGCAGCCGCGCTCGATCGCGCAGGTCGTCGCCATGCTGCGCGACGACGCGGTGATCGCCTACCCGACGGACTCCATGTACGCGCTGGGCACGCGGCTGGGCAACCACGACGGGGCCGAGCGGATCCGCCGCATCCGGAACCTCGACGACCGGCACCACTTCACGCTCGTGTGCTGCGACTTCGCGCAGCTCGGGCAGCTCGTGCACCTCGACAACAGCGCGTTCCGGGCCATCAAGTCCGCCACTCCCGGGCCGTACACGTTCATCCTGCCCGCGACGCCCGAGGTGCCGCGGCGCCTCGCGCACCCGAAGAAGCGCTCGGTGGGTGTGCGGATCCCCGACGACCCGGTCGCGCTGGCGATCCTGCGCGAGCTCGGCGAGCCGCTCGTCTCGTCGTCGCTGCTCGTGCCGGGGCACGACTGGCCGATGAGCGAGGGCTGGCAGATCAAGGAGGAGCTCGACGACGTGCTCGACGCGGTCGTCGACGCCGGCGACCGCGGCAGCGAGCCCACGACCGTCGTGGACTGGACGGACGGCGCGCCGGAGGTCGTGCGCGAGGGCGCGGGCGACCCGTTGCGGTTCTGA
- a CDS encoding uracil-DNA glycosylase translates to MSPTPERPAGPPPADARPAPSSPADVVAAAAAAPDLAALADVVTTCRACPRLVAWRRATAADPPARYRGQTYWARPVPGFGDEHAGIALVGLAPAADGGNRTGRMFTGDRSGDFLVAALHRAGLASQPTSEDRDDGLVLTGVRMTAPVRCAPPANAPTPAERRTCGPWLARELALVDPRVVVVLGGFGWRALLTTLDEQGWGVPRPRPAFGHGVELTLRRGDASLVLLGCFHVSPHNTFTGRLTPQMLDAVLERAKALGGGQPSSSAATT, encoded by the coding sequence GTGAGCCCCACGCCGGAACGTCCCGCCGGTCCACCCCCGGCAGACGCGCGGCCCGCGCCGTCCTCCCCCGCGGACGTCGTCGCCGCGGCGGCCGCCGCGCCGGACCTGGCGGCCCTCGCGGACGTCGTCACCACGTGCCGTGCCTGCCCGCGCCTCGTCGCGTGGCGCCGGGCGACCGCCGCCGACCCGCCGGCGCGGTACCGCGGGCAGACGTACTGGGCGCGACCCGTTCCCGGGTTCGGCGACGAGCACGCCGGGATCGCGCTGGTCGGCCTCGCGCCCGCCGCGGACGGCGGCAACCGCACGGGGCGGATGTTCACGGGCGACCGGTCCGGGGACTTCCTCGTCGCCGCGCTGCACCGCGCGGGGCTGGCGTCGCAGCCCACGTCGGAGGACCGTGACGACGGACTGGTGCTCACCGGGGTGCGGATGACCGCACCGGTGCGGTGCGCGCCGCCCGCGAACGCCCCCACGCCCGCCGAGCGCCGCACGTGCGGGCCGTGGCTCGCCCGGGAGCTCGCGCTCGTCGACCCGCGGGTGGTGGTCGTGCTGGGCGGGTTCGGCTGGCGGGCGCTGCTCACCACGCTGGACGAGCAGGGCTGGGGCGTGCCGCGCCCGCGGCCCGCGTTCGGGCACGGCGTCGAGCTGACGCTGCGGCGCGGCGACGCGAGCCTGGTGCTGCTCGGTTGCTTCCACGTCAGCCCGCACAACACGTTCACCGGACGTCTCACACCGCAGATGCTCGACGCGGTGCTCGAGCGCGCGAAGGCCCTGGGCGGCGGTCAGCCCAGCAGCTCCGCGGCGACCACGTAG
- a CDS encoding CPBP family intramembrane glutamic endopeptidase yields the protein MTSTPVTGPTGPTGPPDGPCPVAPRAGRAAAVGGAVTAAASLTVLLVLAPDGLARSADPGSPLVPSWHLLLPTAVALALVGVLPPRADLPAPRVADRRRVLAAVAVMLGAAAVFPLVVASTGVGARAEYHLVKVAVLVLVPGVAVLATRGSLTADRPRVAWRWWAPAVVVLVWTLLAQAAPWLQHGDYSAYPADLLLAAGVATALTAGVGEELLYRVWLQTRLEALLGRWGGIAVATLAFAALHVGSRHGQGLLVEVAGAVVLQGLGFGLVAAFLWSRYRNAWLTVALHVLANGYVVAAELLG from the coding sequence ATGACCTCGACACCCGTCACCGGCCCGACCGGCCCGACCGGCCCGCCCGACGGCCCGTGTCCCGTCGCACCGCGTGCCGGCCGTGCCGCGGCCGTCGGCGGGGCCGTGACCGCCGCCGCGTCCCTCACCGTCCTGCTCGTCCTCGCCCCCGACGGTCTGGCGCGCTCCGCGGACCCCGGTTCCCCGCTCGTGCCGTCCTGGCACCTGCTGCTGCCGACGGCCGTCGCGCTCGCGCTCGTCGGCGTGCTCCCGCCGCGGGCGGACCTCCCGGCGCCGCGCGTCGCCGACCGTCGCCGCGTCCTGGCGGCCGTGGCCGTGATGCTCGGCGCTGCTGCCGTGTTCCCGCTGGTCGTCGCCTCGACGGGCGTGGGGGCCCGGGCCGAGTACCACCTCGTGAAGGTCGCGGTGCTCGTGCTCGTGCCCGGGGTCGCGGTCCTGGCGACGCGCGGCTCCCTGACGGCCGACCGACCGCGCGTCGCCTGGCGCTGGTGGGCGCCGGCCGTCGTCGTCCTCGTCTGGACGCTGCTCGCCCAGGCCGCGCCGTGGCTGCAGCACGGCGACTACTCCGCGTACCCGGCCGACCTGCTGCTCGCGGCCGGCGTCGCGACCGCCCTCACCGCCGGGGTCGGCGAGGAGCTGCTGTACCGGGTGTGGCTCCAGACGCGGCTCGAGGCGCTGCTGGGCCGCTGGGGCGGGATCGCCGTCGCGACGCTCGCCTTCGCGGCCCTGCACGTCGGGTCACGGCACGGGCAGGGGCTGCTCGTCGAGGTCGCCGGGGCCGTCGTCCTGCAGGGCCTCGGGTTCGGGCTCGTCGCGGCATTCCTGTGGTCCCGGTACCGCAACGCGTGGCTGACGGTCGCGCTGCACGTGCTGGCGAACGGCTACGTGGTCGCCGCGGAGCTGCTGGGCTGA
- a CDS encoding NAD(P)H-binding protein, translated as MRVVVVGGHGKVARLLAPLLVARGDEVVPLVRRPEHADELAALGAQPALLDIEASDADDFAAVLRGADAVVFAAGAGPDGRADRKRTVDLEGSLKSQEGARLAGVRRFVQVSAIGVDEPITDDMPAVWAAYVVAKRDADSALRDTDLEWTILRPGGLTDDEGTGRVALAEHVERGQVTRADVAAVVAAALREPATIGRQLELVAGDTPVEEAVAAA; from the coding sequence ATGCGGGTCGTCGTCGTGGGCGGGCACGGCAAGGTCGCGCGCCTGCTGGCGCCGCTGCTGGTCGCCCGCGGCGACGAGGTCGTGCCGCTGGTTCGTCGGCCGGAGCACGCCGACGAGCTGGCGGCCCTCGGCGCGCAGCCCGCGCTGCTCGACATCGAGGCGTCCGACGCGGACGACTTCGCGGCCGTCCTGCGCGGAGCGGACGCCGTGGTGTTCGCGGCCGGGGCCGGGCCCGACGGACGCGCGGACCGCAAGCGCACGGTCGACCTCGAGGGCTCGCTGAAGTCCCAGGAGGGTGCGCGCCTGGCAGGCGTGCGGCGGTTCGTGCAGGTGTCGGCGATCGGCGTCGACGAGCCGATCACCGACGACATGCCGGCCGTGTGGGCCGCGTACGTCGTCGCCAAGCGTGACGCCGACTCCGCGCTGCGGGACACCGACCTGGAGTGGACGATCCTGCGCCCCGGTGGCCTGACGGACGACGAGGGCACGGGCCGCGTCGCGCTGGCCGAGCACGTCGAGCGGGGACAGGTCACGCGCGCCGACGTCGCGGCGGTCGTCGCTGCGGCCCTCCGGGAGCCGGCGACGATCGGGCGGCAGCTGGAGCTCGTCGCCGGTGACACCCCCGTCGAGGAGGCCGTCGCGGCCGCCTGA
- a CDS encoding SDR family oxidoreductase, whose protein sequence is MADQTTPQDPTTQHPDPDTQSAEQIAHPGHTDDMDQQPDHGEESYRGSGRLEGRRALITGGDSGIGRAVAIAFAREGADVAISYLPEEEDDARETLAWVEKAGRRGLALPGDIRDEELARSLPGRVVEAFGGLDVLVNNAAYQMAQSGGLADITTEQLDRVLKTNVYAMFWITQAALPHLDKGASIINTSSIQAFHPSPPLLDYASTKAAIYNFSKGLAQQLAADGIRVNAVCPGPIWTPLIPATMNAEKVEQFGADTPLGRAGQPAELAPAYVFLASQESSYVTGDRIMVTGGRS, encoded by the coding sequence ATGGCCGACCAGACGACACCCCAGGACCCGACGACCCAGCACCCGGACCCGGACACGCAGTCCGCCGAGCAGATCGCGCACCCCGGGCACACCGACGACATGGACCAGCAGCCCGACCACGGTGAGGAGTCGTACCGCGGCTCCGGGCGCCTCGAGGGGCGCCGCGCGCTCATCACGGGCGGCGACTCCGGGATCGGCCGTGCCGTGGCGATCGCGTTCGCGCGCGAGGGCGCCGACGTCGCGATCTCCTACCTGCCCGAGGAGGAGGACGACGCGCGCGAGACGCTCGCGTGGGTCGAGAAGGCCGGCCGGCGCGGTCTCGCGCTGCCGGGCGACATCCGCGACGAGGAGCTCGCGCGCTCGCTGCCCGGCAGGGTCGTCGAGGCGTTCGGCGGGCTCGACGTGCTGGTCAACAACGCCGCGTACCAGATGGCGCAGTCCGGCGGGCTCGCGGACATCACCACCGAGCAGCTCGACCGCGTGCTGAAGACCAACGTCTACGCGATGTTCTGGATCACCCAGGCCGCGCTGCCCCATCTGGACAAGGGCGCGTCGATCATCAACACCTCGTCCATCCAGGCGTTCCACCCCAGCCCGCCGCTGCTCGACTACGCGTCCACGAAGGCCGCGATCTACAACTTCAGCAAGGGCCTGGCCCAGCAGCTCGCCGCGGACGGCATCCGCGTCAACGCGGTGTGCCCGGGCCCGATCTGGACGCCGCTGATCCCCGCGACGATGAACGCCGAGAAGGTCGAGCAGTTCGGCGCCGACACCCCGCTGGGGCGCGCCGGGCAGCCCGCCGAGCTCGCGCCGGCGTACGTGTTCCTCGCGTCGCAGGAGTCGTCGTACGTCACGGGCGACCGGATCATGGTGACGGGCGGGCGGTCCTGA
- a CDS encoding CBS domain-containing protein: MTRTVSELMTPHPTVVEVTDTLRAVAQTMATQDIGSLVVAEEGTVVGIVTDRDLVVRGLAEGIGLDAPVGQLATDDLLTVGPDDDVADVVRIMREQAVRRVPVVEGGAAVGVLSIGDLAAELDPSSALADISEAPANN; the protein is encoded by the coding sequence ATGACCCGCACGGTCTCCGAGCTCATGACGCCTCACCCGACGGTGGTCGAGGTCACCGACACGCTCCGCGCCGTCGCGCAGACGATGGCCACGCAGGACATCGGCTCGCTCGTCGTCGCCGAGGAGGGCACCGTGGTCGGCATCGTCACCGACCGGGACCTGGTGGTCCGCGGTCTGGCCGAGGGCATCGGCCTCGACGCGCCGGTCGGGCAGCTCGCCACCGACGACCTGCTGACGGTCGGGCCCGACGACGACGTCGCCGACGTCGTGCGCATCATGCGCGAGCAGGCGGTCCGCCGCGTGCCCGTCGTCGAGGGGGGTGCGGCCGTCGGCGTCCTGAGCATCGGCGACCTGGCGGCCGAGCTCGACCCGTCGTCGGCCCTGGCGGACATCAGCGAGGCCCCGGCCAACAACTGA